Part of the Flagellimonas eckloniae genome, TATGCGAAAAGTAATAAGAACCGAACAATTTAACTTGACGCAGAATACTTGTTTTGAAAAAGTGTTGGACAATTGCGCAAAAGTTCAGCGAAAAGGACAGGACGGAACATGGATTACACCAAAAATGAAATTGGCTTATTTGGACCTGTTTGAAAAAGGTTTTGCTAAATCTTTTGAAGTATGGGAAGGAAATAATTTAGTTGGCGGGCTTTATGGGATTGATTTAGGTCATGTTTTCTGTGGAGAAAGCATGTTTTCAACCGTTCCAAATGCTTCCAAGTTTGCATTCATAAAATTGACTCAGGAATTAGAGCAAGAGAAGTATAGACTAATAGACTGCCAAGTTCATACAAAACATTTGGAGAGTTTAGGCGCAGAGCAGATATCAAGAGAAGATTTCATGAATATTTTACAGGGATAATTGCAGGCTTGTCAATACGAAAAATACATTTTGGGGAAAATCTGAAGCATAATCCTCCATGCGATATTCTATTCCTGTTTGAAGTTTTAGCCCTTCCTGAAGCTGCCATCCCACTTGGCCGCTAATCCTGGTATCGTATTCTGGTGAATTACTTTTGGC contains:
- the aat gene encoding leucyl/phenylalanyl-tRNA--protein transferase, which translates into the protein MEKDSKKLPLFFLGDRLEFPPVEAANEDGLLAVGGDLSPERLLLAYKSGIFPWFNEDNLILWWSPNPRMVLFPNKIKISKSMRKVIRTEQFNLTQNTCFEKVLDNCAKVQRKGQDGTWITPKMKLAYLDLFEKGFAKSFEVWEGNNLVGGLYGIDLGHVFCGESMFSTVPNASKFAFIKLTQELEQEKYRLIDCQVHTKHLESLGAEQISREDFMNILQG